In Naumovozyma dairenensis CBS 421 chromosome 2, complete genome, the following are encoded in one genomic region:
- the DSD1 gene encoding D-serine ammonia-lyase DSD1 (similar to Saccharomyces cerevisiae YGL196W; ancestral locus Anc_8.156), which translates to MTDLLSKYKGTTIDNLPTPCFVINEKKFKSNCRNMLNSIHKLEDNVGKHISFRAHVKTHKTAQGTFKQLGHGVASSKGSNSILVSTIKEAKGILDYQEVMNLDYVKDIAFSLPACVPSYIRELSHLSKRVNYLRVFVDNIEHLENLRRFGPPSSNSKWSIFVKIDMGTHRAGIPTDNKDFLNLLKRLFSPDIQKIANCYGFYAHCGHSYSARSVKEAANFLKEEIVAVNTAAKIALSIEPGLEPSGLVLSVGATPTSNSLQILEDGALIEYIKEELISALEIHCGNYCLYDLQQVSTKCVELDDIAGTVLGTVVSSYESRMEILTDTGVMSLTRETSAYKGFGLCRDLSSIMQDTRPNIEWYVDRVSQEHGILKKYDAKGEQQELLPLGSKVAILPQHACIVMGQFDFYFILDEQNQVVDVWTPFQKW; encoded by the coding sequence ATGACAGATCTCCTCTCAAAGTATAAGGGGACAACAATCGACAATTTACCAACACCATGCTTTGTTATTAATGAGAAAAAGTTCAAATCCAATTGTCGGAATATGTTGAATAGTATCCATAAGTTAGAAGATAATGTTGGAAAACATATCTCTTTCCGAGCACATGTCAAGACTCACAAAACAGCTCAAGGTACTTTTAAACAACTGGGACATGGTGTTGCTTCCAGCAAAGGTTCTAATTCTATTTTAGTTTCCACAATTAAGGAAGCGAAAGGGATTTTAGATTACCAAGAAGTAATGAATCTTGATTATGTGAAAGATATTGCATTCAGTCTACCTGCATGTGTTCCTAGTTACATTCGAGAACTATCacatctttcaaaaagGGTCAATTATTTGAGGGTTTTCGTAGACAATATTGAGCATCTTGAGAACCTACGCAGATTTGGACCTCCTTCAAGCAACAGTAAATGGTCAATTTTTGTTAAAATCGATATGGGAACACATCGTGCTGGTATTCCTACCgataataaagatttcTTAAACCTTCTAAAAAGATTATTCTCTCCAGATATCCAAAAAATAGCAAACTGTTATGGGTTTTATGCACATTGTGGACATAGCTATTCAGCTCGTTCTGTGAAGGAAGCTGCCAATTTCTTAAAGGAGGAAATTGTTGCAGTCAATACTGCTGCCAAAATAGCGTTATCAATCGAGCCGGGGTTAGAACCCTCTGGATTAGTACTTTCCGTGGGAGCCACTCCAACTTCAAACTCCCTTCAAATACTGGAAGATGGAGCTTtaatagaatatattaaagaagaattgatAAGTGCATTGGAGATCCACTGCGGTAACTATTGTTTGTATGACTTACAACAAGTGTCGACAAAATGTGTTGAATTAGACGATATCGCAGGCACCGTATTGGGTACGGTTGTTTCCTCATATGAATCAAGAATGGAAATCTTGACGGATACAGGTGTAATGTCTTTGACCCGTGAAACTTCAGCGTACAAAGGGTTTGGTCTATGTCGTGATCTAAGTAGTATAATGCAAGATACGAGGCCAAATATTGAATGGTATGTAGATAGAGTCTCACAAGAACACGGTATCTTGAAAAAGTACGATGCAAAGGGGGAACAACAAGAGTTATTACCCTTAGGTTCTAAAGTCGCAATATTACCACAGCACGCCTGTATCGTGATGGGCCAGTTTGACTTCTACTTTATTTTAGATGAACAGAACCAAGTTGTTGATGTCTGGACCCCATTCCAGAAATGGTAG
- the GCN1 gene encoding Gcn1p (similar to Saccharomyces cerevisiae GCN1 (YGL195W); ancestral locus Anc_8.155), with amino-acid sequence MSSTVSWEELSPLLDRRCNDSLVSRRIPFLESLKKVIDSETLELPQLTQISVILLKTFMTYQDTQSKELVTRIFQSILKIEPRLLEKYSTFILAQVSKNPGTKAVSDYLNILDWVHAFLKDISSDPTLVSEYASRLLEAHTYTTFGIENVLDNQEGIKKAQNKRNQHRRRIRESVLQSTTKTFTQCFKSTENGVPFLEIVLQNILESNTKQKLPITGIVIAMGALTQSSMQLFSAQPALYNLLKEKYVEKYCTFLGKDILLAKVPPSAFTLEISLKPFVKEFVTEALFNEHFVPNMEKANLRAPELGFAIANELYSGVDAKKINLLKVFTSSKLMSQSFSSFKSSKEIVRELSSNSVITLLKSLNDETTEEPNLLKFIDEIFKNIKSNLNADYKYLVSKILVVVPTSSETVSTKIVQGLSTYITKEGKENALCLMLSAFFTHYFNLPTAVDDMNKIIRNGFKDKTLNIRKCWFTIFLEYSKKASPSLLGEFETDCLEFVTSTLGHLHKHDHKSLLGCLEYISASYTSGNKGLQDKVQNMIESLPESSALGDAFVTVALSTALPSTDRLHSIELLHDSFIRHPKLLGLSIATAVEKCLNETTDDLSARMISFKYIAPIFNSISQPIEDASVLTSVLIAQLIISQFTGFKLKNGWAGLVLQAKQDPATIVAAHAKQIIERIISITNDAKYIDTPFSECAFKAAAYTSFINPTAIAPLLSDLIKSDLAVGELPRLTAEDFEIWEGNENVMVVNILDKKMVNKLSDKNTKDYETLKWEQSIRKEQAKKNARKYTKEEQALVNEQLAKESEIRKRINSIKVRLHRAVKLIKQLSKESTLVDNGNQVWYPVAVNNLLRLAQEPSSSKLVNTSINDTFLALSDNFSDRLETMGFFIGLAILRVHKVTNIPENYLEEPLEDLLSRVLFRVKFVCNQKALDSISLTYLLPLLINVLEEGKRVSIKNADKPLARTEFVEEDKEEEHLLLAMEIISVHADVFEDRSIPRIPIISVLLSLLKLPSKAKIAKDCFNALCQSISVSPNQDDLDIILSNLLSPNQFVRSTILETLDNEFELEPFMEFSPEIFICRFESDESNKEIADFIWDFNKFKINDELITKLLTLFNQDDSGLRLFTAKAYAYASMYLAKDSASVLQEHLNVLLRFYEEKSKPLEAILDEFGLVVVSAAERKDPWQDRSTVAITLKEMAAGLSEEDDSIVNTIKFLVESGALGDREPLVRQEMKEAGIEVITIHGANKSEELIPIFEHSLVSDIPASIKENVIILYGTLARHLKKDDPRIHIIIDRLLATLDTPSSDVQEAVSECIAPLVFQFRSNVEGYIRDLMNKLLDPTCPARVRKGAAWGISGLVKGYGISALSEFDIIRNLMEAAEDKKESKRRESVALAFECLSKSLKKFFEPYVIEVLPNILKNLGDSVPEVRNATAEATKAIMGHTTSYGVKKLIPVAVSNLDEISWRTKRGSVELLGNMAYLDPTQLSSSLSTIVPEIVGVLNDSHKEVRKAADESLKRFGEVIRNPEIQNLVPVLLQAIGDPTKYTEDALDALIQTQFVHYIDGPSLALIIHVIHRGMHDRSANTKRKACKIVGNMAILVDTKDLIPYLQQLIDEVKIAMVDPVPNTRATAARALGALVERLGEEQFPDLIPRLLDTLSDEMKSGDRLGSAQALAEVISGLGLSKLDELLPTILAGVTNFRAYVREGFMPLLLFIPICFGAQFAPYINQIIQPILSGLADNDENIRDTSLKAGKLIVKNYATKAIDLLLPELERGMFDENDRIRLSSVQLTGELLFQVTGISARNEFTEEQEDYNTETSTKLVDVLGQDRRDRVLAALFVCRNDTSGIVRATTVDIWKALVPNTPRAVKEILPTLTSIIVTHLASSSNVLRNIAAQTLGDLVRRVGGNALSQLLPTLEESLEESSNSDSRQGVCIALHELIESSSGESLATFQDIIVNIIRKTLIDVDESVRSSAASAFDAYQNVVGNLAVDEIIPYLLHMLKSEDDSEYALLGLQDIMSTKSEVIFPILIPTLLASPIDAFRASALGSLAEVAGSALYKRLSTIVNAVVNALVSDHPDEETKHSLETTLDKIFLSVDEDEGLHPLLQQIMSLLKSDDKAKRSVISKRLPNFFEHTTLNLDIYVPDFVSYAILSLDDNDPEVVEGNFNALTALLKTQDKSMLEKLVKPAKQALALTGTQGEDLAAFKLPRGPNCVLPIFLHGLMYGSSDEREASALAIADVVSKTPSANLKPFVSVITGPLIRVVGERFSSDIKAAILFALNILFVKIPQFLRPFIPQLQRTFVKSLSDPSNETLRLRAAKALGTLIEYQPRVDPLVVELVTGAKQATDEGVKTAMLKALLEVIVKAGNKLNETSKNNVVNLVEEEMLSSNDKLAIAYAKLIGSLSEILSPSEAHKILEEKVLSVDLNEESGKFAILTLNSFLKDAPGHIFNPELIDSFVKYIINAISSTNPYFGENGIIAAGKLLLLENEKKSPFSKNESSSPFALGEENIKNLIDVLATASLQPTCNSADCRRVALVVIRTMARFKFDECVKPYITVLGLSVFGSLRDPIIPVKLAAEKAYLALFKLVEEPDMKTFNEWFSLTSSGETSTTTIVGTSIQFRSIGDFTKRVGKRLATVERDRIAAGGDAETMFSDRFEDEREIWAVGGVELNNNDI; translated from the coding sequence ATGAGTTCTACTGTTAGCTGGGAGGAATTGTCACCTTTACTTGACAGAAGATGTAATGATTCACTGGTGTCAAGAAGGATCCCATTCTTAGAGTCTCTGAAGAAGGTCATTGACTCAGAAACCTTGGAATTACCTCAATTAACACAAATTTCCGTTATTTTACTCAAGACTTTCATGACATACCAAGATACCCAGTCCAAAGAATTGGTCACTAGGATTTTCCAATCTATCTTAAAAATCGAGCCACGtttattagaaaaatattcaacttTCATCTTAGCGCAAGTCTCTAAGAACCCAGGTACTAAGGCTGTATCcgattatttaaatattcttgattGGGTTCATGCATTTCTCAAAGATATCTCTTCAGATCCTACCTTAGTTTCCGAATATGCAAGCAGATTGTTAGAAGCTCATACCTATACGACTTTTGGTATCGAAAATGTTTTAGACAACCAAGAAGGAATCAAGAAAGCACAAAACAAACGTAATCAACATAGGAGGAGAATCCGTGAAAGTGTTCTTcaatcaacaacaaaaactTTTACTCAATGCTTCAAGAGTACAGAGAATGGTGTTccatttcttgaaattgttctacaaaatattttggaatcGAATACCAAACAAAAACTTCCAATAACAGGTATTGTTATTGCAATGGGCGCCTTAACTCAATCTTCAATGCAATTATTCTCTGCTCAACCAgctttatataatttattgaaggaaaaatatGTCGAGAAATATTGTACCTTCTTAGGCAAAGATATTCTTTTGGCTAAGGTTCCACCATCAGCCTTCACTTTAGAAATATCACTGAAACCCTTTGTGAAAGAATTTGTAACTGAAgcattatttaatgaacATTTTGTTCCTAATATGGAAAAGGCTAATTTAAGAGCTCCAGAATTAGGATTTGCAATTGCTAACGAATTATACTCTGGCGTTGACGCGAAGAAGATCAATTTGCTGAAGGTTTTCACTTCATCCAAATTAATGTCCCAATCATTCTCATCTTTCAAAAGCTCAAAAGAAATTGTCAGAGAACTTTCATCAAACTCAGTAATCACCCTattaaaatcattgaatgatGAAACTACGGAGGAACCTAATTTACTCAAATTCATTGACGAAATCTTTAAGAATATCAAGTCTAATTTGAATGCAGATTATAAATATCTAGTGTCCAAGATTCTTGTGGTAGTTCCAACCTCTTCTGAGACCGTCTCTACAAAGATCGTTCAAGGATTGTCAACGTATATTACTAAAGAAGGTAAAGAAAATGCGCTCTGTTTAATGCTATCTGCTTTTTTCACACATTATTTCAACTTACCCACCGCTGTAGATGATATGAACAAAATCATAAGGAATGGATTCAAAGATAAGACATTGAATATAAGGAAATGCTGGTTTACCATATTCCTCGAATATTCCAAAAAGGCATCTCCATCATTACTTGGAGAGTTCGAAACTGATTGCTTAGAATTCGTTACATCGACGTTAGGGCATTTACATAAACATGATCACAAGAGTTTATTAGGATGTctagaatatatttctgCTTCATATACTTCAGGTAATAAAGGCTTGCAGGACAAAGTACAAAACATGATCGAATCCCTTCCAGAATCATCTGCCTTGGGTGATGCATTCGTTACAGTAGCATTATCGACTGCTTTACCATCCACTGATCGTTTACATTCGATAGAATTGTTACACGACTCATTTATAAGGCATCCTAAATTGCTTGGGTTATCCATTGCTACTGCTGTAGAGAAATGTTTAAATGAAACAACTGATGATCTTTCTGCGAGAATGATATCGTTCAAATATATCGCACCAATATTTAACTCTATCTCTCAACCAATCGAAGATGCTTCTGTTTTAACGTCTGTTCTTATTGCGCAATTAATTATCTCACAATTCACCGGTTTCAAGCTTAAGAACGGTTGGGCAGGTTTAGTGCTTCAAGCTAAGCAAGATCCAGCAACAATTGTTGCTGCTCATGCTAAGCAAATTATCGAAAGAATTATTTCAATCACAAATGACGctaaatatatagataCCCCCTTTTCTGAGTGTGCCTTTAAAGCTGCTGCTTATACATCATTCATTAATCCAACGGCTATTGCTCCCTTATTGTctgatttaattaaatctgATTTAGCAGTTGGCGAGTTACCACGTCTCACTGCTGAAGACTTCGAGATTTGGGAAGgtaatgaaaatgttatGGTTGTGAACATCTTAGATAAAAAGATGGTTAATAAACTTTCTGACAAAAATACCAAAGATTACGAAACTTTAAAATGGGAACAAAGTATTAGAAAAGAACAAGCTAAAAAGAATGCTAGAAAGTATACAAAGGAAGAACAAGCCTTAGTCAATGAACAATTGGCTAAAGAATCTGAGattagaaaaagaattaattcCATCAAAGTCCGGTTGCATCGTGCTGTTAAATTAATCAAACAATTGAGTAAGGAATCAACTTTAGTGGATAACGGTAATCAAGTCTGGTATCCAGTCGctgttaataatttattaagaCTTGCTCAAGAGCCAAGTTCATCCAAATTAGTAAATACTTCTATCAACGATACTTTCCTAGCCCTTAGCGATAACTTTTCAGATCGATTGGAGACAATGGGTTTCTTTATCGGTTTAGCTATTCTTCGTGTACACAAGGTAACAAACATTCCTGAAAATTACTTAGAGGAACCATTAGAAGATCTTCTATCAAGAGTTTTATTCAGAGTTAAATTTGTTTGTAACCAAAAAGCATTAGATTCCATCAGTTTAACTTATTTATTACCTCTTTTGATTAATGTTTTGGAAGAAGGTAAACGTGTTTCAATTAAAAACGCGGATAAACCATTGGCAAGAACTGAATTTGTggaagaagataaagaagaagaacattTATTGCTGGCAATGGAAATCATCTCGGTCCATGCAGATGTTTTCGAAGACAGATCAATTCCAAGAATACCTATCATTAGCGTCttattgtcattattgaaattaccTTCCAAGGCTAAGATTGCCAAAGATTGTTTTAATGCATTATGCCAGAGTATTTCTGTTTCTCCTAATCAAGATGATTTAGATATTATCTTATCAAATCTCTTATCACCAAATCAATTCGTTCGTTCAACAATTCTTGAAACTTTAGacaatgaatttgaattggaGCCGTTCATGGAATTTTCTCCAGAGATTTTTATCTGTAGGTTTGAATCTGATGAATCCAACAAAGAAATAGCTGACTTCATTTGGGATTTCAACAAgtttaaaatcaatgatgaattgattaCAAAGttattaactttatttAATCAAGATGATAGTGGTCTACGTCTTTTCACTGCGAAGGCATATGCTTACGCTTCTATGTATTTAGCCAAGGACTCAGCTTCTGTTTTACAAGAACACTTAAATGTATTGCTTCGATTctatgaagaaaaaagcAAACCGCTAGAGGCTATATTAGATGAATTTGGTTTAGTTGTCGTAAGTGCGGCTGAACGTAAAGATCCATGGCAAGACAGAAGTACAGTTGCAATTACTCTTAAGGAAATGGCTGCTGGGTTATCggaagaagatgattcCATCGTTAATACCATCAAATTCTTAGTCGAAAGCGGAGCTTTGGGTGACAGAGAACCGCTCGTTCGTCAAGAAATGAAAGAGGCAGGTATCGAGGTTATTACTATACATGGAGCCAATAAATCAGAAGAATTAATTCCAATCTTTGAACATTCTCTAGTATCAGACATTCCTGCTtctattaaagaaaatgtcattattttatatgGTACATTGGCTAGacatttgaagaaagatgATCCAAGAATCCACATCATCATTGATAGATTACTAGCAACTCTAGATACTCCATCATCAGATGTTCAAGAAGCTGTTTCTGAATGTATTGCCCCCCTAGTTTTCCAATTTAGATCCAACGTTGAGGGATACATTAGAGACTTGATGAACAAGCTTTTGGATCCAACCTGTCCGGCCAGGGTCCGTAAAGGGGCTGCATGGGGCATTTCAGGGTTAGTTAAAGGGTACGGTATCTCTGCATTAAGTGAGTTCGATATTATCCGTAACTTAATGGAAGCTGCTGAAGATAAGAAAGAATCGAAGAGACGTGAATCAGTTGCATTAGCATTTGAATGTCTATCCAAatcattaaagaaatttttcgAACCTTATGTTATCGAAGTTTTACCAAATATTCTAAAAAATTTGGGTGATTCTGTACCCGAAGTTCGTAATGCAACTGCAGAAGCTACCAAAGCGATTATGGGTCATACTACAAGTTATGGTGTTAAGAAATTAATTCCAGTTGCTGTATCAAACTTAGATGAAATATCATGGAGAACGAAGCGAGGATCCGTTGAACTATTAGGTAATATGGCTTACCTGGACCCAACACAATTATCCAGCTCGTTGTCTACTATTGTCCCAGAAATCGTTGGTGTTTTGAATGATTCTCATAAAGAAGTTCGTAAGGCTGCTGACGAGTCATTGAAGAGATTCGGTGAGGTTATAAGAAACCCTGAAATTCAGAACCTAGTTCCAGTTTTACTTCAAGCTATTGGTGATCCAACCAAATACACAGAGGATGCTTTGGACGCATTAATTCAAACCCAGTTTGTTCATTATATCGATGGTCCATCTCTTGCTTTGATTATCCACGTTATCCACCGTGGTATGCACGATAGATCAGCGAACACAAAGAGGAAGGCATGTAAAATCGTTGGTAACATGGCAATTCTTGTCGATACTAAGGATTTGATTCCATATCTACAACAACTGATTGATGAAGTTAAAATCGCGATGGTTGATCCAGTTCCAAATACAAGAGCCACAGCTGCTCGCGCATTAGGTGCCTTAGTCGAAAGATTAGGTGAAGAACAATTCCCAGATTTAATTCCTCGTTTGTTAGACACATTAAGTGACGAAATGAAATCAGGTGATCGTCTAGGTTCTGCTCAAGCTTTGGCGGAAGTTATCAGTGGGTTGGGTCTATCTAAGTTGgatgaattattaccaaCAATTTTGGCAGGTGTAACTAATTTCCGTGCTTATGTTAGAGAAGGGTTTATGccattattgttgtttatcCCAATCTGTTTCGGTGCCCAATTTGCGCCATACattaatcaaattattcaacCTATTCTTTCCGGGCTTGCTGATAATGACGAGAACATTCGTGACACATCCTTAAAAGCTGGTAAGTTAATCGTTAAAAACTATGCTACAAAAGCTATCGACTTATTATTACCAGAATTAGAAAGAGGTATGTTTGATGAGAATGATCGTATCCGTTTATCTTCCGTTCAATTAACTGGTGAATTGTTATTCCAAGTTACTGGTATTTCTGCAAGAAATGAATTTACcgaagaacaagaagattACAATACTGAGACCTCGACGAAGTTAGTTGATGTCTTAGGTCAAGATCGTCGTGATAGAGTTTTGGCAGCATTGTTTGTATGTAGAAACGATACATCTGGTATTGTCAGAGCGACCACGGTTGATATCTGGAAGGCCCTTGTGCCAAACACTCCTCGTGCTGTTAAGGAAATCTTACCAACATTGACAAGTATTATTGTCACTCATTTGGCCTCTTCATCTAACGTCTTACGTAATATTGCCGCACAAACTCTTGGTGACTTAGTTCGTCGTGTTGGTGGAAATGCTTTATCTCAATTGTTACCAACATTGGAAGAATCATTGGAAGAATCCTCCAATTCTGACTCTAGACAAGGTGTCTGTATTGCGTTACATGAGTTGATCGAATCCTCATCGGGAGAATCATTAGCTACTTTCCAAGATATCATTGTCAATATTATTCGTAAGACTTTGATAGATGTCGATGAAAGTGTCAGAAGCTCAGCTGCGTCTGCATTTGATGCCTACCAAAATGTTGTTGGCAATTTAGCTGTGGATGAAATTATTCCATACTTGTTACATATGCTAAAATCCGAAGATGATTCTGAATACGCATTACTTGGATTGCAAGATATTATGTCTACTAAATCCGAAGTTATTTTCCCAATTTTAATCCCAACATTGTTGGCTTCACCAATCGACGCCTTCAGAGCATCTGCTCTTGGTTCTTTAGCTGAAGTGGCTGGTTCGGCCTTATACAAACGTTTATCTACTATCGTCAATGCTGTAGTCAATGCACTTGTTTCGGACCATCCGGATGAAGAAACTAAACATTCCTTAGAAACTACTCTTGATAAGATTTTCCTATCtgttgatgaagatgaaggtTTACATCCATTATTGCAACAAATTATGTCATTGTTGAAGAGTGATGATAAAGCTAAGCGTTCTGTTATTTCAAAACGTCTACCAAATTTCTTTGAACATACAACATTAAATTTGGATATTTATGTTCCAGATTTTGTTTCATATGctattttatcattagaCGATAATGATCCAGAAGTTGTAGAAGGTAACTTCAACGCTTTGACTGCTTTATTAAAGACCCAAGATAAATCTATGTTAGAAAAGTTAGTGAAACCAGCAAAGCAAGCCTTAGCATTAACTGGTACTCAGGGAGAAGATCTTGCGGCATTCAAATTACCCAGGGGTCCAAATTGTGTTTTACCAATTTTCTTGCATGGTTTAATGTATGGTTCTAGTGATGAACGTGAAGCCTCAGCTTTAGCTATTGCTGATGTTGTTTCTAAGACTCCATCTGCTAACTTAAAACCATTTGTTAGTGTAATTACAGGTCCTTTAATCCGTGTTGTTGGTGAAAGATTCAGTAGTGATATTAAAGCTGCTATCTTATTTgcattgaatattttatttgttaaGATTCCTCAATTCTTAAGACCCTTCATCCCACAATTACAAAGAACTTTTGTTAAATCGTTATCGGACCCAAGTAACGAAACTTTGCGTTTGCGTGCAGCAAAGGCTCTTGGTACATTGATTGAATACCAACCTCGTGTTGATCCATTAGTTGTTGAATTAGTTACCGGTGCAAAGCAAGCTACAGATGAAGGTGTTAAGACAGCTATGTTAAAGGCTTTGTTGGAAGTTATTGTTAAAGCaggtaataaattaaatgaaacaTCTAAGAATAATGTTGTTAATTTggttgaagaagaaatgcTAAGTAGTAATGATAAACTTGCTATTGCTTATGCTAAATTAATTGGTTCATTATCTGAAATTTTATCACCAAGTGAAGCACATAAGATTTTAGAAGAAAAGGTATTATCTGTTGATTTAAACGAAGAATCTGGTAAATTTGCTATTTTGAcattaaattcattcttAAAAGATGCTCCAGGTCATATTTTCAACCctgaattaattgattctttTGTGAAATACATTATAAATGCTATTTCCTCAACCAATCCATATTTCGGAGAAAATGGTATTATTGCTGCGGGTAAATTGctattattagaaaatgaGAAAAAATCACCATTCTCCAAGAATGAAAGTTCTTCACCATTTGCTCTTGGTGAAGAAAACATCAAGAATTTAATCGATGTATTAGCAACCGCTTCATTACAACCAACTTGTAACTCAGCTGATTGTAGAAGAGTAGCATTGGTTGTAATTCGTACAATGGCaagatttaaatttgatgaatgtGTTAAACCATACATCACCGTATTAGGTTTATCAGTATTTGGTAGTTTACGTGATCCAATCATTCCTGTGAAATTAGCAGCTGAAAAGGCATACCTTGCATTATTTAAGCTAGTTGAAGAACCAGATATGAAAACTTTTAATGAATGGTTTTCATTAACATCTTCTGGTGAAACATCCACAACAACGATCGTTGGGACAAGTATTCAATTTAGATCTATTGGTGATTTCACTAAGAGAGTTGGTAAAAGATTAGCTACTGTTGAAAGAGACAGAATAGCAGCAGGTGGTGATGCTGAAACAATGTTTAGTGACagatttgaagatgaaagaGAAATCTGGGCAGTTGGTGGAGTCGAATTAAACAATAATGacatttga